The following DNA comes from Candidatus Poribacteria bacterium.
AGATTAAACTTGCTAAAGCAATCTGTATACCAAGTATGAATACTTGGGTTTTAGACCTAAAGGTTTTTTTGATAAATTTTTCGGTGCTTTGCGTTTTTTCGGTTGCGCCAAATTGAATGAACACCTCAATTCTGACGACCATCGGGGCAATATATTAGTTACTATTGAGACAGCGTCGGAGGATTCTCGATTTATTTTATGAACTCTTTTAAGCAGAAACTGCCCAATCTGTGGCACACGCAAGGCTTGATGCACCGTGATGTGCAATTTAACGGAGCCATTTTATCACGGATTACTAGTTGAGGCAAGCGATAAACCTGAATCTGACTGTGATTCAGGTTGACTTTGGGATACAGTAATGATATAATTTCGCCTGTCTTTAGCACTCACCATGAGAGAGTGCTAAAAGTTCCGGTTTTTTGAAGTTGTTATATTATGGACCTGTCTTTAGTGGGATTACTGAGAATCTGCCCTATGGTTGGATTCTTGCCAACAAAGTGCACAGATCCTGTCTCAAGATAAAGCGAAACGTACGCTTATCTCTTAAAATTGTTTACAGTACACTACTTAAGGAGGAACACTATGGCAGCAAAGCAGCTGATCTTTGATGTAGAAGCACGGAATGCCCTTAAGGAGGGAGCAGATGCGCTAGCCAACGCCGTGAAAGTAACGTTGGGTCCGCGGGGGAGGAACGTTGTTCTCCAGAAATCCTTTGGTGCACCCGTGATTACCAGTGACGGTGTAACGGTGGCTAAAGAAATAGATCTCCCAGATCATTATGAGAATATGGGTGCCCAATTACTGAAATCTGTCGCTACCAAGACCAATGATGCAGTGGGAGATGGTACAACCACGGCAACTGTATTGGCGCAAGAAATCGTTCACGAAGGGCTCAAAAATGTTGCCGCCGGTGCCGATCCGATGCAGCTGAAAATCGGGATTGACAAAGCCGCTGAACTCATCGTTGGAGAACTGCAAAATCAGAGCAAATCGGTCAACACAAGCGACGAGATTGCACAAGTCGCATCAATTGCCGCCAACGATAACGCAAATCGCAGCGACATTGGCCAGACCGTTGCCGATGCAATGGACAAAGTTGGAAAAGATGGCGTAATTACGATTGAAGATGGTAAGAGCGCTGAAACAGAGGTCGATATTGTTGAAGGTATGCAATTTGACCGAGGCTATCTCTCTCCCCATTTTGCGACAGATCCCGAATCTATGATCGCTGAATTGGAGGATCCGCTCGTCCTAATTAACACCGAGAAAATTAGTACAGTTACGGATCTAGTTCCAGTGTTAGAAAAGGTCGGTCAACTTGGGCGTCCGCTGCTCATTATTGCTGAAGACATTGAGGGAGAGGCTTTAGCGGTGTTGGTTGTGAACAAACTGCGTGGTGGACTTAGGGTTGTTGCAGTGAAAGCCCCCGGTTTCGGAGACCGTCGCAAGGAGATGCTTGAAGATATTGGTATTCTGACCGGTGGTCAGGTAATTTCAGAAGACATCGGCATCCGTTTGGAAAATGTAGTGGCCGGTATGCTGGGAAGCGCAAGGCGTGTTATCGTTGACAAAGATAACACAACGATCGTTGGCGGAACCGGTGCTACAGAGGATGTTCAGGCACGGATTGGACAGATTCGACAACAGATCGAGGAAACGACTTCGGATTATGATCGGGAGAAGTTAGAAGAGCGCCTTGCGAAACTCGCCGGTGGTGTTGCCGTTGTTAATGTCGGTGCCGCAACAGAAGTTGAAATGAAGGAAAGAAAGGCACGATTTGAAGATGCCCTGTCTGCAACCCGCGCAGCTGTTGAAGAGGGAATTGTCACAGGTGGTGGTATCGCACTGCTAAGAGCAGGTTCTGCCCTTGAAGACTTTCATCTTGAGGGTGACCAAGAAACCGGCGTGAACATTGTCCGAAGGGTTCTAGAATCGCCTATCCGAACCATTGCGGAAAACGCAGGCTTGGAAGGATCCGTCGTGGCTGCAAAAGTCAAAGACAGTGAGGGAAGTTACGGCTTGAACGCTGCGACCGGAGAGTACGGAGATCTGCTTGAGGAAGGAATCGTTGATCCGACGAAGGTGGTACGATCTGCAATTCAGAACGGTGCGAGCGTCGCAGGACTGCTGTTGACAACCGAGACGTTAATTACAGAGGTGGAGGAAGAGCCAGAAGATCATGGACATCACCACCATGGGCATGGGCACCACCACCATTAATCACCACAAGGTAACCACACAAACCTGTCTCCGAAATCCGTTATCGGGGCACGAAAAAGCCATGCTGTTATATAATAGGCAGCATGGCTTTTTTATTTTCGTATCGGGGCACATCTTTTTCTCACTATTGCTCTTTCGTCGTCCTCTCCCATTAACATGCACACTAGGAATCGCGAATATATTTCAGGTTATCCCATTCGCAATCGAGGCAGAAGATATCTGTTTGGCTTAGGT
Coding sequences within:
- the groL gene encoding chaperonin GroEL (60 kDa chaperone family; promotes refolding of misfolded polypeptides especially under stressful conditions; forms two stacked rings of heptamers to form a barrel-shaped 14mer; ends can be capped by GroES; misfolded proteins enter the barrel where they are refolded when GroES binds) gives rise to the protein MAAKQLIFDVEARNALKEGADALANAVKVTLGPRGRNVVLQKSFGAPVITSDGVTVAKEIDLPDHYENMGAQLLKSVATKTNDAVGDGTTTATVLAQEIVHEGLKNVAAGADPMQLKIGIDKAAELIVGELQNQSKSVNTSDEIAQVASIAANDNANRSDIGQTVADAMDKVGKDGVITIEDGKSAETEVDIVEGMQFDRGYLSPHFATDPESMIAELEDPLVLINTEKISTVTDLVPVLEKVGQLGRPLLIIAEDIEGEALAVLVVNKLRGGLRVVAVKAPGFGDRRKEMLEDIGILTGGQVISEDIGIRLENVVAGMLGSARRVIVDKDNTTIVGGTGATEDVQARIGQIRQQIEETTSDYDREKLEERLAKLAGGVAVVNVGAATEVEMKERKARFEDALSATRAAVEEGIVTGGGIALLRAGSALEDFHLEGDQETGVNIVRRVLESPIRTIAENAGLEGSVVAAKVKDSEGSYGLNAATGEYGDLLEEGIVDPTKVVRSAIQNGASVAGLLLTTETLITEVEEEPEDHGHHHHGHGHHHH